The window TGAACCCGATGCCCGTGCGGCCGTCCGGCGCGCGCGTGCCCGGGGCCGTCACGATGCCGTCGATCCGGGAGAGCGCCCGCCAGAGCGCGACCCGGACGTCGCCGCGGGGCAGGCCCGTCTCCAGCACCTGGTAGGCCATCCGGATGACCAGCGCGGGGCTGTTGGGCGTTTCCGGGCTCGGCGAATGCGACGTCGTGCTCCGGTCGGCCAGCAGCCGGGTGCGCAACCGGTCGGCGTCGGCGGGCAAGGTCGCGATGAACTTCGCCGTCGGGATGTTCCACGAACCCGCGAAGCCGGCCGGGAGGTTGTACCCGGCGGTCGGGAACAGCCCGCCGGGACCCGACAACTGGTCCTCCGAGTGCAGGGGGACCGGATTCAGGTGCGGTGCCGGGACCGCCAGGCCGGGGAGGTCGTTCGAGGCCTTCGACCGCAGATGCCACGGCGTGGCCGGGTCCGCGGGGATCCACAGCTCCGTCAGCGTGCCGAGGTAGCCGGCCGGTTCGCCGCCGGGACCCTTGGTCCGGAACCACATCGAGCTGGTCGTGTGCCGGAACTCGCCGGGGCTGACCGGGAGGTCCGTGCCGCGCAGCTGGTCGAGGCCGGGCACGGCCGGCGTGACGACGGCCGGTTCCCGGTCGGTCACCTGGGTGGCGACGACCAAGCCGCCGGTCAGCGCGGCGACCGCGGCCGCCACCGCGATCCAGCGCCACGAGCCGCGGGACTTCGGTCGTGCGGCCGGCTCCTTTTCGGGCGGAGCGCCCGCGGCGGCCAGCAGCGACGTCCGGACGAAGGCGAGGTCGTCGTCGGATCCGGGGTCGGCGTGCAGGTCGGCGAGGGCCGTGTCGAGCTCGGCGTCGGACCAGATGGGCCGGACGTTGTCGTCAGCCACGGTTCTGGGCCTCCTTCGTGTTCTGCGGGGCGTTGGTCCGCAGCCAGCGCCGGATGCGGTGCAGCCGCGACCGGACGGTGCTCGGCGGGATGCCGAGGACCTCGGCGACCTCGGCGGGGTCGAGCCCGGCCCACGACACGAGCAGCAGCGTGTCCCGGTCGGCCGGGCTGAGCTGGGCCAGGGCCCCGGCCAGCTGCGCGGCCCGGGTCTGCGCGTCGACCTGCTCGGCGACGCGCCCGTCGTGCGGCGCGTGGCTGAGCTCGCCGGCGCGCGCGAGCCGGGCGGTGGCGTGCAGGCCGCGCAGCTCGGACCGCACCTGGTGGCGCAGCAGGTTCGTCGCGATGCCGTAGAGCCA of the Amycolatopsis sp. NBC_01488 genome contains:
- a CDS encoding CU044_5270 family protein — translated: MADDNVRPIWSDAELDTALADLHADPGSDDDLAFVRTSLLAAAGAPPEKEPAARPKSRGSWRWIAVAAAVAALTGGLVVATQVTDREPAVVTPAVPGLDQLRGTDLPVSPGEFRHTTSSMWFRTKGPGGEPAGYLGTLTELWIPADPATPWHLRSKASNDLPGLAVPAPHLNPVPLHSEDQLSGPGGLFPTAGYNLPAGFAGSWNIPTAKFIATLPADADRLRTRLLADRSTTSHSPSPETPNSPALVIRMAYQVLETGLPRGDVRVALWRALSRIDGIVTAPGTRAPDGRTGIGFTARATGETLIADPATAQLIGRTEPPDPTPGTSRPKSGLPASPQQVWLAVSYWYTVTETDH
- a CDS encoding RNA polymerase sigma factor, whose product is MQVIQDGAEVWGHDRPDLGGADPGPAFTRLFDVHAPLLRRYLARRVGAETANDLVAETFLVALRRRTTYRPDLGTARSWLYGIATNLLRHQVRSELRGLHATARLARAGELSHAPHDGRVAEQVDAQTRAAQLAGALAQLSPADRDTLLLVSWAGLDPAEVAEVLGIPPSTVRSRLHRIRRWLRTNAPQNTKEAQNRG